The following proteins come from a genomic window of Trichoplusia ni isolate ovarian cell line Hi5 chromosome 16, tn1, whole genome shotgun sequence:
- the LOC113502220 gene encoding 28S ribosomal protein S18a, mitochondrial → MAGLVRVGFSLTRNAIFSTSIRSIATTAQLNLKAIREQTEGSTLIIDGVTVPSPRTELLIRAEPPVQDTALSTSEKPPCYMCALGLDVKHTDVLILSQFVRTDGCMLPRRITGLCRRQQKKMGKLVAMAQKAGLMMNLTPANCKKDPTKRRDYKKFNTYFDERTIFMKKIPKPVDRFKR, encoded by the exons atgGCGGGGCTGGTTCGAGTAGGATTTTCTTTAACGAGAAATGCAATTTTCTCTACCTCTATACGTTCAATAGCAACTACTGCTcagttaaatttaaaagcaa TTCGTGAACAAACTGAGGGTTCGACATTGATAATTGACGGGGTAACAGTGCCCTCTCCCCGCACTGAACTCTTGATTCGTGCGGAACCTCCAGTGCAGGACACGGCTCTTAGCACATCAGAGAAGCCTCCGTGCTACATGTGTGCACTCGGTCTCGATGTGAAGCATACTGATGTACTTATTCTAAGTCAGTTCGTGAGAACAGATGGATGTATGTTGCCACGGAGAATCACCGGCCTGTGCAGACGACAGCAGAAGAAAATGGGCAAGTTAGTCGCAATGGCACAAAAAGCTG GACTTATGATGAACCTTACACCTGCAAATTGTAAGAAAGACCCAACAAAGAGGAGAGATTACAAGAAGTTCAATACATACTTTGATGAGAGAACTATATTTATGAAGAAGATTCCCAAGCCAGTGGACAGATTTAAGCGATAA